A region of the Leptospiraceae bacterium genome:
ATATTAATATTCATAATCATCCTATTTTGTATAGCTTAATAATAAATTCAAATCTAAAATGGCTATTTTTTCTCCGTCGATAGTTAATAGATTTTTTTCTTGGATTCGCTCTAAGACTAAAATAATTTTTTCTTCCGAAATGGAAAAATAACCAGAGAGAAAATCCAATAGCTCAACTAGACTTAATTCGATGTATTTTTCAATTGTAAAATTAATCTGAACAAAGTGAATAATAGAGAAATTCCTTTAGATTCTAATTCAGTCAAAGTTAAATTTTAGAAAAATGTTTGATAAATCCAAAATTATCAAAGCCATTGATTTGATAATACGGACAATGAAATCTTATAATTCAATCCTGACACAATTTGGATTTCAGTTTAATTAAAAGTAAATCTTCCAGAAATTTAATAAAGTGTTTTTATTAAATTCCGGCAAATTAGTAATAACCGCTACTATAATTCCACTGATGTTATAATATCGAAGCAATTTTAAAATAAGTGCGGATCGGATGATAAGTGCTTGGTAATTCATTATTCTCTCCGAAGTGAAAGCTTTAAAGATATAAAACCGATTGATCCAGCTAAGAGGGATGAAATCAAAATGATGAATTTAGCGTTGTTTATGATTTTTAAATCTTCAAAGGCTAGTAGGGTAATAAAAATAGACATGGTAAATCCAATTCCACCTAAAAATCCGACTCCAAGAATATATTTCCAGTTTAAATCTTCTGGAAGTTTACATAATCCAATGCTTACGGCTAAAAATGTAAAAAGAAAAATTCCAATTGGTTTCCCTAAAATTAAACCAAGAAATATTCCTAAACTATAATTTTGAGTGAATAATTGTCCGATATCAGAACTTAAAACAATTGCGGTATTCGCTAAAGCAAAGATTGGTAGAATAATAAAAGCAACTGGTTTATGTAAGAAATGTTGCAGATAATAGGAAGTAGACTCTTCATCTCCCTTACCAAATGGAATTGCAAATGCAAGTAATACGCCAGTGATTGTAGCATGAACTCCTGAATGCAGCATAAAATACCACATAGCCACTCCACCAATTAAATAAGGAATCAAACTTTTTACTTTGAGTCTATTTAATACAATTAGAATGATAAATATTCCAAGGGCTAAGAGTAAGTAAGTCCAATACAGTGTTTTAGTATAGAAAATTGCTATAATGATAATAGCACCCAGATCATCTATGACTGCGAGTGCTGTTAAAAATATTTTTAAAGAGACTGGAACACGGTTTCCCAAAAGAGAAAGAATTCCAAGTGCAAATGCTATATCAGTAGCCATTGGAATTCCGGCACCAGATTGCGTTGGAGTTTGGAAGTTAAAATATAAGTAAATACTTGCGGGCAGTATGATTCCTCCAATTGCTCCAAAAATCGGAAGAAGTGCATCCTTTATGTTTGACAGTTCTCCCTGGTAGACTTCTCTTTCTAACTCTAAGCCTATAAGTAAGAAGAATATAGCCATTAGCCCATCATTAATCCAATGTTCTAAACTTAATCCAATAACTTTAAAATGCCAGATATGGGTATAGATTTCTCCAAGTCCGGAATTTGCAAAAATTAGTGATAGAATTGTGCAGATAATTAGTATTAACCCTCCTGCTTTTTCGCTCTCAAAAAAATCATTAAATAATTTAGTTATTTTCATTTTTTACTCCATATTTACTTTCAATTTATTTAAGAAATAGTTCATTTTTATCACACCGGGTCCATAAGTTGATAAAGGGAATGTAATCTATCTTTCCGATCGTTTTTTCCAAATTAATTGGAATATCCCAGTAAAAGTTTTAAATCTAAAATAGTCACATTTTCATTATCAATACTGAGGAGATTTTTTTGGCTTAACCTATTTAGAAGAAGTGAGACCTTTTCTTCGGGAATAGAAAATTGCCCACTAAGAAATTCTATAAGTTCAATCATATTTATAACAATATATTTTTCTATTGTAAATTTAATTTGAACATATTGCACTATACGTGAAATAACTTTAAACTCTAAGTCGCCTAACTCCAAATTATCCATTAGAAAATCGGAAAGACTTACAAGTCTTTTTGCCAAGCCTTTAAATATGTTCATCATAAATTCAGAATTATGAGAACTAAGTTCTATTACAATTTTCGGGTCGAGCTTAATTATATCAGAATCTTCTAATGCTTTAGCAGTAGAAATGCGGATAGAATTATCTAAGAGTGCAAGTTCCCCGAAAATTTCTCCTGAATTTATAATTCCTACAATCCTTTCCGTACCGTTAATGCGTTTAAGTAATAATACTCTACCTGTCTTTACAAAATATATATGCGTGGCTAATTCGCCTTCTCTAAATATAATAGAGTCCTTTGAAAAAGTTGATACAAATTTATTTAATAGTTCATTTGCTTCCATTTTTAATTCCTTTTAAAAAAATTTCTGAGAGCTAAGTTCTTGTATTTAATACATTTTTTAAAACTGACATTGCGTAAAAAGGCAAAATTTTGGAAAATAAAACTTCAATAAGAATATTAGAAAAGGATAATGAGTTAATATTTTAGAATTCAAATATATTTCAATGTTTACCTAATACGAATAGTATTTGCAAATTTTATTATCATGTTTAAGTTAGACTAAATTTCATAATGAAAAAAATATTATTTCTGTTAATTTTATACTTTCTAAATTTTACAAGGTCAACATTTTCTCAGAGCATAGTAGAACAAATAAAATTTGGGAGTTTTATTGATACTTATTATGCCTACGATTTAGAAAAACCGCCATCTCAAGATAGAGCATACACTACATCAGCCGCACGAAACAATGCATTCAACATTAATCTTCTATATTTAGATGTTAATTTAAATTCAGAGAAAATTAGAGGAAGAGGTGCAGTTCACTATGGAACATCTGTTACGGCAAATTATCTGGGGGAATCCACTGAAAGTAAGATAGCCAACCAATTTTCAGTTCGTAATATGCAAGAAGGATTCATTGGTTTTAAATTAGCCCCTAAATTATGGTTGGATGCAGGAATATATTTTTCCCATATAGGTTTTGGTAATTTTATCTCCAGAGAAAATTGGAGTTACACCCGATCTATGGTAGCTGATTTTAGTCCATACCAACAAGCAGGAATAAAACTAAGCTACGAATTAAATGCGAAGATTAGTATTCATTTCCATATTATGAATGGATGGGGAAACCTAGTTGAGACTAATACTGATAAGGCGGTGGGAGGATTTCTAGAATATAGGATTTTAAAAAAACTTTCGACTTACGTATTCAAACTTCGCTGGTAATGAGCAACCAAATGACAATCCATATTTGATAAGATATTTTAATAATTTGATAGCATACTATGATTTGAATGAAAAAATACAATTTGCGCAATCGGTGGATGTTGGTCATCAGAAAAAACCAGAGTCAAAAAGAGCATTTCAGCAATGGTATGGCTATGCATTCTTATTTAGATGGAAAGTAGTAAACCAAATTTATGCGACCTTTCGAATAGAAAGATTTTTAGATTCGAAGCAAATTGCTGTTTCAACCTCAACACCAAATGGATTTCAAGTTTCCGGGGCTTCGGTGAATCTTGATTACCATTATGATCCAGTCCTAATGATTAGAAGTGAGATAAAATTATTGAAATCATTGGATCCAATCTTTGAAACGGTTGGTGGAAAAACAAGAATAGATAGACTAGTGGTAGTATCATTAAGTTTAAGAATCTAATTCTTTTGAATATATATCAGATTCACTCATGAATTACTTTTAACTCTCCATCTATGCTCAACCTGGAATTTAGAAAAGCAACTAGTTTTTTTTTCTTAATTGGATTGGGCTTTTGCTTCCATTTTATAATTAGAGATGGTTTTGGTTTTGTCTCACTTTCATCTATCTCGGTAATTGCCAAGTCACCAAAAGAAAATGATTTTACTTCTGGGAATAATATGGCTACTTCTTTCGATGCTTTAATCATCAATAAATCCCGATTTTTATAGTTCATTAATTCTTTTTCCAAAGAAAATATTTTCTCGTCTTTTACTTTACTAACTTCATTTTTTATACCTTGGGATCCAATCATTTCTAAGACATGATTTACATCTTGTGTTCCTGATTGATTTATTTTTAGAGTGACGTTGTCTAGTTCATATTTTTTTAGCTTTGATTCTAAATTTTTTATAGTAGAATTATTTAAAGTTTCTCCTACTAACGATATATCAATAAAAGCAGGCTCTGTTTTAGAAAAATCTACGCTCAATACTTTGCTATTCTTAAATATGAAATTTTCGGCCACGTATTTATTCACTTTACGTTTAAAAATTTCTTTCTGAATTACGTTATACGCCATATATATACTGGGAAGAATTAAAATAATAGAAAAGTAGATTATATAGGATTTTACTCTTCTATGTAATGCATCATCTACAGAATTTGCAGATTTGAAGTTTAAAAATCGAACAACGATTAATGTCGATAAGCCAATAAAAAAACTATTTATAAAAAATAAATAAAAAGCTCCAATTATAAATTTTAAATTACTCATTGCGATTCCATAACCAACTGTGCAAAGTGGAGGCATTAGAGCAGTAGCAATTGCTACTCCGGGAATTGCATTTGACTTTTCTTTTCTAGTTAAAGCGATGATTCCAATTCCTCCACCGAAAACTGCGATTAATACATCGTAAACCGTTGGATTTGTGCGAGCGAGTAATTCTGATTGTGCTTCACTCAGTGGAGTGATACTGAAATAAATCGCAGAGGTTAGAATACTAATAAAAGTAGCAACGGATAAATTGCGAAGAGATTTTTTCAATAAATCAAAATCATAAATCCCGAATGCAAGTCCTGCTCCGATAATCGGTCCCATCAAAGGTGAAATTAACATTGCTCCAATAATGACAGCGGTAGAATTTACATTTAGTCCTATCGAAGCGATAAAAATAGCAAATACCAATGCCCAAAGATTTCCTCCTTTGAATTCCACTGAGCGTTTAATACTTTCTAGACTTCCTGCTTCATCCGTATCTTCTTGAAGGTTGAATAGGTTTTTAAAATATTCTATCGTATTAAATTCAGTCTCTCGGATCACAGGTTTAGCTGCGACCGGTTCGATATCTGTCTGTTTTGGAAAATTATTTTTTTTAGGCATTGCATTCCACTCCATTTTTAAAGTTAGAATTCTGAACCTACTTCTTCACGCGTATTAAAAATAGTAAATGACTTTTTACTTTCTTAAGACACTCCGTATAATCAATTAATCAAAGATTGTTTTTATGCCTCTCCATAAAAAAACTATTTACATTCTATTTCCTAAATAAAGAATCTACTCATTGAAATTCATTGTAGGAGAATTGTATGGCAGTAGAAAAAGTAATTAACATTAACAATTTTGGAGGCACTAGCATGCTTACTAAAGTTGGATTAGGAGTTGCGGCACTTGTATTAATTTTTATCATTAATCCTTGCGTAATCGTTAGCCCCGGTCACAGAGGAGTCATTGTAAATCTAGGAGCTGTATCGGATAGAGTTTTAGATGCAGGGGTTCATTTCCGTATGCCGCTAGTGCAATCAGTCATTGAAATAGACACACGCGTATTAAAAGAAGAAACAAAAGCAGAGGCAGCGTCTAAAGACTTACAAAATATTTCTACTGTTATCGCTGTGAACTATCATTTAAAACCTGATATGGTAAATGATCTTTATAAAACAATCGGTCTCAATTATGAAAGCGTAATCATTGATCCGGCAATTCAAGAAGTATTAAAAGGGGTTACTGCTAAGTATACCGCTGCGGAACTAATTACTCTTAGAGAACAAGTCAGTCATAGTATCAAAGCAGCATTAGAAGCAAGATTAGAAAAATACCATATTGTAATTGATGATTTCTCTATCAAAGACTTTCAATTCTCTGCAACATTTGCGAAAGCAATTGAATCAAAGCAAGAAGCAGAACAGCTCGCATTAAAAGCAGAGAGAGATTTACAAAGAATTAAAATCGAAGCCGAGCAGCAAATAGCGACTGCCCGCGCCGAAGCAGAAACTCTTCGTTTAAAAAATGTATCTGTTTCTCCTCTCATGATTCAACTCAATGCAATCGACAAATGGGATGGCAAGTTGCCACAATATATGCTCGGCGGCAACAGTGTTCCATTTATAAATATAAAGTAGTTGGAATAATTTTTTTATTTAACATGCATGCTTTAATGGTTCAATGTCATTGAGATAAGAGTTATTTACCCCTGTCACCTCGAACATGCGAAGGCATTGGGTGCGGCCAAGCGCAGGGAGGAAAATCGTGAGAGGTCTATCTAGCTTAATAGTATCGTTTTAAGTAAGGTAGATTTCTCACCCCGCTCATTTGCTCAGTCGCAAATCGAACCACCAAGCGGTGTTCGAAATGACTGTTTAATTCATCGCTTAATAGCAGCCACTTTCACTTTGTTGCCGTGTCAATGTGATGACACCCAATCCTTAAACAAACAGATTTTGTATTGTTATTCTCATAGCATTTAAAATCATTGGTAGTAATATTCTTTAGGATTTTAGAATGCCAAGATTTATATATTACTTATTTCGCGTATTACCATTTGCTATCGTATTATTCTTTTCCCATAATTGCAAAGACCCCGTTGAAGAAAAATGCACACAGGCTTGTGGTTTTTTTGTTAGATGCACAGAAGAAGCACAGAAAATGAAAATAGAAGGCGAGCTTCTAAAGAGTGCCACAATTCAATGCATTGATGGATGCACAAGATTTCAATCTCAAATCTTAACCTGTTATGATGCAGAGCCAAATTCCTGCAATGGGATGGCGGAATGTATGAAGCAATCCGGCTTAGAGGAATAAAGGAGTTATCCGCATGAATTTCAAAAAGTATTTAGTATTACTCGCTCTAGCAACTATTCCTTATTTCTTAACTATTTTTCATGATGTGATTGACATTGATTCATCGCAGTATGCAGAAATTGTTCGTGAGATGATTGAGTCAAATACCTTTTTCCAGCTAAAGGATAATGGCAAAAATTATTTAGACAAACCGGTATTAACCTTTTGGACGATAGCAATTTCGTATAAGCTTTTTGGAATTTCAAACTTCGCCTATCGTCTTCCGGCAATTCTAATTACCCTCTTTTCTTTTTATTCTATCTTCCGAATAACTACGCTTATCTCCTCAAGCAAAGAGCGCGGTATTCTTGCCAGTATCGCCTATGCTGTTGCGCCGGGTGTATTTGCTATGGTGATTGATCCAAAGATTGATGTGTATCTTGTCGCCTACTTGACATTTGCCTTTCATGCATATTATCTAGGCATTAAGAAAAATCCTAATTGGTTTTATCTGATGTATTTGTTTGTCAGCATGGGATTTATCACGAAAGGTCCTATTTCTATGGTGATACCCGCTTTGGCTATTGGTGGAGATATTCTACTTAGAAGAGACTGGAAATTACTCGGTCGAATGAAAGTCATTCCGGGTATATTGATAGTAGCCTCACTTCCTGCCTTTTGGTCTTATTTATTGTATCAGGAATTTGCTTCACACGGTCCTGTGTTTTTCTTATGGATTCAGTCTTTTGGTAGATTCTATCGACAGATGTATAATCAGAAATTTGATCCTCTGTATTTTGTTACCAATTACTCATGGGCGTTTGCTGCATTCATACTTCCTATTTTTTATTCTTGCTATTTGTTTTTTAAGGATGTAAAGAAGAATCCTTCCAAGGAAAATTTCTTTCGTAGAATACAAAATAGCATCGATGAGAATAAATCTACAGAATCTTACTACGTGATTCCGATTTGGTTATTTGTATTTTTATTTCTAATTAGTTTTTCTCGTTACCAACTTCCTCAATACATCTACTGGGCATTACCCGCTGGTGCGATTTATATTTCCAAGTTCTTGGAAGATTATCTTGTATCGAATCAGGAATCCAACTATCTAAACAAGAAAGTGTTCAATATTTTACTTATCATCGTTCCTGTTGTTCTATTGATTGCGATTGGTTTAATTCCATTTCTGGTTGTGGATGTAAATTATATTTATTTATTGGTTACTCTTTGTTTTGCGCTTGCGGTATTTTTCTTTTATAAAGAAGTTCCTGTTTCATTTAGTTTAGCTTCTCTTGTTCCGATTTTTTTCTTTAGCATTATGGCGTTGTTTATTTATCCTGAACTAACTTCTTATCAACCTTCTCATAAATTTGGAACACTGATTCGCCAAATCGAGCCAGATAAAAAAGAAGTCTTTACCTATCGAATGTCTTTTTCGAAACGCTCATATGGGTTTTATGCTGCTAGATTTACTAAACCTATTTTTGACCGAGAGAAATTCATGAAAGTATTGGCGAGTGACGCAGAACGATTGGTTATCGTATCGAGAGAAGATTTACCTCAGTTCGAAAACTTTCTAAAGCAAGATTATTTGTTAGAAGAAATTGTTGAGTATCCTAGTTATAAAGTTGCTACACCTAAGAATGATTTCTTTCTTAAAAACAAAAGAGCAACTCTTACTAAAAATATTTTATTGCTAAAAGTAAAGTATATACGAGGAAGTTAAACTTGCCAGAAGAATTGCCTGAAATAAACGTAAACGAATTTAAGAAAGTAGTAGAGTCTAGAAGAAGTGTGAGAATTTACACAGAAGATTCTATTCCTGAGGACGTTATGCGACAATGCCTGGACCTTGCACTCCTTGCTCCTAGTTCGTTTAACTTACAGCCATGGGAATTTTATTGGGTGAGAAGTCCTGATAAGAAAAAGAAATTAATAGAAGCCTGCCTTTCTCAAATTACAGCTAGAACTGCCGCTGAGTTAGTCGTATGTGTTGCTAGACGCAGGACTTGGCGAAAGAATACGAAAGAAATTCTAGAAAAACTAGAAGCGGATAATACTGGTATTCCGAAAAACCATATTTTGAGTTATACGAATGTAGTTCCGTTTTTTTATACACAGGGTTTTTTAGATACGCTAGGATTTCTAAAAAGTATTCTGTATTATGTTAGGGGATTTTTTATGCCAACGCCAAGAGAACCTGTCAGTGTGAACGATATGAAAATATGGGCTGTAAAATCAAGTGCTCTTGCTTGTGAAAATTTAATGTTAGCGCTTAGAGCGTTTGGATATGATAGTTGTCCGATGGAGTTTCATGATTCCAGTCGCATCAAACGATTGTTAGAACTTCCGTCTGATGCGATGGTTACGATGGTAATTTCTGCCGGCAAACGTGCGCCTAATGGCGTGTATGGCGACAGAATTCGTCTTGATAAGATTAACTTTATTAAGGAAGTTTAATCTTTACTTTTTCCAAATGAAATCTTCAAATCTCATTTCAGGGAAAATTGGATGCTCTTCTTCAATCTCCTTTAAGCGATCCTCATTTAACCCATCTGGTTTAAGCATATCTGTAAGCTCAAAGAATAGATTAGTGTGAACGTTTACTCTCTTTCTTGCATAATCGACCATGGTTCCCATCTTAATGATGAAAGGCCAGTCAGAGCTTTGTAGTAAGAGCAACTCACGCGCCATTTGGTTGATAATCCTACGTCTTGTTGGATCTTCCGTGTGCTTGTGAAGATGCACTGTTTGATCCATGATGATGCAGCATTCCATGATATGACGGTAAATCCACTCATTACCAGGATTTAACCAAACGTCGGCATATCCATCTTCGCCCCAGCTTGACATATCCATCTTAACGCTCTGGATACGAGGAATTAGCCCCAATACCTGCATTGGATGAACGGCAAGAATTTTGTCTTGGTCGAAATGCATTTTCTTAAATAAGAATTCGATGAACTTCGGTCCTTCATACCACCAGTGTCCATAGAGCTCTGCATCGTATGGAGAAACGATGATAGCAGGCTGACCTTCTTCATGCAGTATCTTTTCGGATTGAGCGATACGGCTTCGCATAAAATCTTCAGCGTGATTTCCTGCTGCTTCAATTGCCCAATCTGGATGATAGTAATCTTTATAATCGGACTTACCAGTAATACGATGGTATTTGATTCCAGTATTTAATCGAATTCCTGTTGGGTGAACATAGTCTTTAATGTATTCATAGTCTAAGTCAAAGCCTATATCTCGGTAGTATTCTCTATAACGGAAATCTCCCGGATACCCATGAATGGAACTCCATACTTGTGCGGAGCTTTCTTTGTCACGAGCAAACGCAAACACTCCATTACCCACTTCAACAGGAGCATAGACTCCATAACGTGGTCTAGGTGTAGCATTTGCTATACCGTGAGTATCTACGAAGAAATATCGAATTCCTTCATCTGCTAAAAACTTTTCTACTCCAGGGTAATAGGCACATTCTGAGAGCCAGATACCGCGTGGTTCAAGTCCCCAGAATTTCTTATGAACTTTTCTTGCGATATGTATTTGAGCATGAACAGAAGAAGGCTCACTTTCTAGGAGTGGGAGAAAACCGTGAGTAGCCGGACAGGTAATGACTTCAAGCGATCCGTCTTTGACAAATTCTCTAAATCCTTCTACAACGTCTTTGTTTAATTCTAAAAATAATTTACGATTCTCGTGAAAGTTATCCAGATAGAATTTGGAAAGATAGTTTAGGTGTAAATCATACGTTGTGCGCTTGACTTCTTTTTCTGAGAGTTCAATCAAATTGTCTAGATAAGCCAGAAACTTATCTCTTAAATACTCATCTTCTAGCATCGAAAGAAGAGTAGGTGTAAATGTCATCGTGATCTTGAAATGAACATTTTCTTTTTTCAGATTTCGAAATGACTTAATAAGTGGAAGATACGTTTCTGAAATCGCTTCGTTTAACCAATTCTCTTCCAAAAATGCTGGAGAGTAACCCTTATGTCGAACATACGGTAGATGTGCGTGTAATACTAATATTTGATAACCGACTTTACTGTTCATTTTATTTCCTCATATGATTAGATGATGATGCGAAGATTCCCGAAGAGCCCATGAATCCAGAAGATCCATCTGACCAAGTAAAAAAGCCATCCTGCCACTCGATATCGTCACTAGTTGGTGTTAAATGCAATTTGTCTATCGCACTTCCTGTATCAACTTTTTTCTCGCCTTCTTGTATTTGTAGCTCACCGTTCACTTCTACTATATGGTGTTGCTCTATCCAAGTAGCCTTCAACCAATCTTTATGTAAAACTTTGCTTGGCCTGTAATTTGGTATAGAAAGCTCAGCGGAGTGCAAAAGACTATATGTGTTGCCGAATTGGCTATACGCGATAACTTCTACTTTTAAATTCTTAATTCTTTGCTCGAATTGTAGAAACCAGTTGTTTGTAAAGGGAGGAAGAAATATTTCTTTATGTCTGTGAACTTTATCCTCCTGAGCGTAATTGACCATCAATTTAAAATAGACTTCGTTTTTCTCGCAATTAAAAGCATTTAGAATTTTGCTAAAACTATTTGAGCTGATGCCCCAAAACACGTAGGCTTCCTTTAAATTTTTGGTAAGCACTTTTACAATATCCCGATCGTAATAATCTGGCAGGGTATTTAGCCTTGGATCTAAATAAATTCGTTCTTTCTTTCCTTCGTTCATGAAAATATTCCCTCTAGATTACATAGCAAGGGTTGTACCAAAATTGTAAATGATTTTATATATCTTCAAATTAAGAAAAACTATGAGATTTGTCATTGATAAAAGAACAAATTTGCTACAGTAAATTGGGATAATATTTATATTTTACAAGTCTAGATGCTAATTATAGACTTTGATTGTCCTTTTTACATTGAACTAAATCCAATGCAGCAATATATTTTTATTTTGAACCAAATCATCTCTCTTAAAAAATGCAGATAATAATGATTAAACTCAATTTAAGTATAAGACAAAAATGTTCAATCAAAAAATGAATCTATTTAGGCAAATTACTAAAACGCTTTAGACTATAATAGTCAATGCATAACAAAAAAAAATGTATTATTTTAAAAGCATTCGCTTGGAAAATTGCAAAAAATACTTTAACGTTTAATTTCCTTTCTTGTACTTTTTTTAATAAAATGGAGAAATTTTTCGATAGTACTTGACTATAAAATTATACAAGTGTGAAAATTGTCTTTATTAAATTAGGAGATTGGAACTATGAAAATCAAATACACTTGGAAGCATTTAGATCATTCAGCAGCAGCAGAAGAATACGCAACAAAAAAGCTTGAAAGAATTAATAAGTATTTACACAAAATCACCTCATGTGATGTGTCTTTTCAAATGGTGCATGGGGAGATTCATATCAACATGAACGTCCGTGGTGACCAATCAACTTTTAATGCCCATAGCATAAACAAAGATATATATGCTTGTATTGATGGGTTAGAGGATAAAATTGAACGTCAGTTGAATCGCTTTCACGATAAGAAAGCAGCGCATTCAAAGACAATGAGGTAGATGCTGGTTAAGTTTGAA
Encoded here:
- a CDS encoding DUF4912 domain-containing protein; the encoded protein is MNEGKKERIYLDPRLNTLPDYYDRDIVKVLTKNLKEAYVFWGISSNSFSKILNAFNCEKNEVYFKLMVNYAQEDKVHRHKEIFLPPFTNNWFLQFEQRIKNLKVEVIAYSQFGNTYSLLHSAELSIPNYRPSKVLHKDWLKATWIEQHHIVEVNGELQIQEGEKKVDTGSAIDKLHLTPTSDDIEWQDGFFTWSDGSSGFMGSSGIFASSSNHMRK
- the raiA gene encoding ribosome-associated translation inhibitor RaiA, whose amino-acid sequence is MKIKYTWKHLDHSAAAEEYATKKLERINKYLHKITSCDVSFQMVHGEIHINMNVRGDQSTFNAHSINKDIYACIDGLEDKIERQLNRFHDKKAAHSKTMR